A DNA window from Anaerocolumna sp. AGMB13020 contains the following coding sequences:
- a CDS encoding ABC transporter permease, translated as MKLTTKQLKGNSRFKKIWKYRWFYVMIIPVIILSLMFFYYPMLGIRFAFFEYTPFKGPNFKGFANFEELFSNHQFWIAFKNTIIISTTKLVLTTFVSVVVSLLLNEVANLAAKKFFQTLIYLPHFLSWVVVASIFSIILSPQHGFMNEVLIQIGIIDKPIYFMAESGWWRKVYYVVNIWKETGWGTIIFLATLTGIDPQLYEAAAIDGANRWAKMRFITLPSLSQTIIIVLILNLAKIMNLFESVFVLYSPKVYDVADVLQTYIYRQTLTTPLPNFGYTTAVGLFSSVIGCFMVLLCNHTSKRVRGRGIL; from the coding sequence ATGAAATTAACAACGAAACAGCTAAAAGGAAACAGCCGGTTTAAAAAAATATGGAAATACCGTTGGTTTTATGTCATGATTATTCCCGTAATCATATTGTCACTAATGTTTTTTTACTATCCCATGCTGGGGATACGGTTCGCTTTTTTTGAATATACACCCTTTAAAGGACCGAATTTCAAAGGCTTCGCTAATTTTGAAGAACTCTTCTCCAATCACCAGTTTTGGATAGCTTTTAAAAACACTATTATCATCAGTACTACGAAATTGGTTTTAACCACCTTCGTATCTGTAGTCGTTTCCCTTTTATTAAATGAAGTAGCGAATCTGGCAGCAAAGAAATTCTTTCAGACACTTATATATCTGCCCCATTTCCTCTCCTGGGTGGTAGTTGCATCAATCTTTTCTATTATACTTTCACCCCAGCATGGTTTTATGAATGAAGTATTGATTCAAATTGGAATCATTGATAAACCTATCTATTTTATGGCTGAAAGCGGCTGGTGGCGTAAGGTTTATTATGTAGTGAATATCTGGAAAGAAACGGGATGGGGGACGATCATATTCCTTGCTACCTTAACAGGAATAGATCCTCAGCTTTATGAGGCAGCAGCCATTGACGGAGCAAACAGGTGGGCTAAAATGCGTTTTATTACTCTACCCAGCCTATCCCAGACCATCATTATCGTATTAATTCTTAATCTGGCTAAGATTATGAATCTCTTTGAATCGGTATTCGTATTATATAGTCCGAAGGTTTATGATGTGGCAGATGTTCTCCAGACTTATATCTACCGGCAGACTCTGACAACACCGCTTCCCAATTTCGGTTATACTACAGCAGTTGGTCTCTTTTCATCGGTAATAGGATGTTTCATGGTATTACTGTGTAACCATACCAGCAAGAGAGTACGCGGAAGAGGAATTTTATAA
- a CDS encoding extracellular solute-binding protein: MRRSLAKKILTTGLILLTVLFPVALAGCGKGGNNTNSVSTSDNSNAGKTENNTDSGNKEAGATEAASTEEVTKPDKITIMVDGTLLDKASGQDAFVARFKEITGVELVIIQPDHNTYSDQVALAFTSDSVPDALILSNQLYTAYATQGALWDMSEAWNNSAAKASGQMKEANIEALKIDGSLYGFAPASGNGCITYVRQDWLDNLGLSVPTTYDQYIEMLRAFTEDDPDGNGKKDTYGVTAAGIIGPEIPYTNYLPEFWQSAYPDFYQKADGTWVDGFRETANTDALGRLKDAYSKGYIDMEVATNTTSACRDKFYAGNTGVFTYWAGKWNMTLEQNVQSTYPDAKLTALPPIAELGNYIERQPPVWAITSASKNPEGVFKYLIESMVDGGDGQMLWTYGVEGVHYEKDASGTYKQLPDPEVPDNTFLSAHIDPVLTTRQWEDPLYSIRDERVKTSAELFQANSKIAPLIVPTETMSAYMATLLDARSIIVSKVVTGDMSVEDGIAQYEKEQGALSDSIVAELNSK, translated from the coding sequence ATGAGAAGGAGTTTAGCAAAAAAAATACTGACAACAGGTTTAATTCTTTTGACAGTATTATTTCCGGTTGCATTAGCCGGATGCGGAAAGGGCGGAAACAATACGAATTCCGTTTCCACCTCAGACAATAGTAATGCCGGTAAGACAGAAAACAATACTGACAGTGGGAATAAGGAGGCAGGAGCTACAGAAGCTGCCAGTACAGAGGAAGTAACAAAACCAGACAAAATTACGATCATGGTAGATGGAACACTGCTTGATAAAGCCTCCGGCCAGGATGCTTTTGTCGCAAGATTCAAAGAAATAACAGGTGTAGAGCTGGTTATCATCCAGCCTGATCATAACACCTACAGCGATCAGGTCGCACTTGCTTTTACCAGTGATTCTGTTCCCGATGCATTAATTTTAAGTAATCAGTTATACACAGCTTATGCCACCCAAGGAGCGCTTTGGGATATGTCTGAAGCTTGGAACAATTCAGCTGCCAAAGCTTCCGGTCAGATGAAAGAAGCTAATATTGAAGCTCTTAAAATTGACGGTTCACTGTATGGCTTCGCACCTGCCAGCGGTAATGGCTGTATTACTTATGTAAGACAGGACTGGCTGGATAATTTAGGTCTTTCTGTTCCTACCACATACGATCAATACATAGAAATGCTTCGTGCATTTACAGAAGATGATCCCGATGGCAACGGTAAAAAAGATACTTATGGTGTTACTGCAGCAGGTATCATAGGTCCTGAAATCCCTTATACCAATTATTTACCAGAGTTCTGGCAGAGTGCCTATCCTGATTTCTATCAGAAGGCCGACGGCACCTGGGTAGATGGATTCAGAGAAACTGCAAATACTGATGCACTTGGCAGATTAAAAGATGCATACAGCAAAGGCTATATCGATATGGAAGTTGCAACAAACACCACTTCAGCCTGCCGTGATAAGTTTTATGCAGGGAATACAGGTGTATTCACCTACTGGGCTGGTAAATGGAATATGACACTGGAACAGAATGTTCAGTCAACCTATCCCGATGCAAAACTTACTGCACTTCCTCCTATTGCTGAGTTAGGCAATTATATTGAAAGACAACCGCCAGTATGGGCTATTACCAGTGCCAGCAAAAATCCTGAAGGCGTATTTAAATATCTTATTGAATCAATGGTTGACGGCGGAGACGGACAAATGTTATGGACTTATGGTGTAGAAGGCGTACATTATGAAAAAGACGCTAGCGGAACCTATAAACAGCTTCCTGATCCGGAAGTACCGGATAATACCTTCCTGTCAGCTCATATTGATCCTGTATTAACTACAAGACAGTGGGAAGATCCTTTATATTCTATAAGGGATGAGCGTGTTAAGACTTCTGCTGAGTTATTCCAGGCTAACAGTAAGATTGCTCCGCTGATTGTCCCCACAGAAACCATGTCCGCTTATATGGCAACTCTCTTAGATGCCAGAAGTATCATTGTGTCTAAGGTGGTAACCGGTGATATGTCTGTTGAAGATGGAATTGCCCAATACGAGAAAGAGCAGGGGGCGTTATCTGATTCTATCGTAGCAGAGTTAAACAGTAAATAA
- a CDS encoding pectinesterase family protein: MKIVVSKDGKGDFTTIGEALEAVGRRTDTATVSIFVQEGTYREKLVVTTPLLTLEGTSPEKTIICYDDYAKKQDSTGEPLGTFGTSVLMVDADNVIIKNLTIQNTAGAGGLVGQAIALYLEGDGIEVNNCRILASQDTVFTGPLPPFPLQPGGFKGPKETSPRIHGRHYFKNCYIEGDVDFIFGSSTAYFERCELFSRNNRDREITENMVYGYVTAPSTTRESLYGYVFYCCRFTGDCPPESVYLGRPWRNFGRVVLIDCDLGAHIKTEGWSDWGKVDARNTVYFAEYGSRGKGAGGFIRGERASWSNILLKEELDLYTKDQVLCGFYKQK; the protein is encoded by the coding sequence ATGAAAATCGTAGTCTCAAAAGATGGGAAAGGTGATTTTACTACTATTGGTGAAGCCCTGGAAGCTGTTGGCAGAAGAACGGATACAGCAACAGTATCAATTTTTGTTCAGGAAGGCACATATAGAGAAAAGTTAGTGGTTACAACTCCATTACTTACCCTTGAAGGAACTTCACCGGAGAAGACAATTATCTGCTACGATGATTATGCAAAGAAGCAGGACAGCACAGGAGAACCTCTTGGTACCTTTGGTACGTCTGTCTTAATGGTAGATGCAGATAATGTCATTATAAAAAATCTTACAATTCAGAATACCGCCGGAGCCGGAGGACTTGTGGGTCAGGCAATTGCTTTGTATTTGGAGGGAGATGGAATAGAAGTAAATAATTGCCGTATCCTGGCTTCCCAGGATACGGTTTTTACCGGTCCGCTGCCACCATTTCCACTGCAGCCAGGCGGATTTAAGGGACCCAAAGAGACAAGTCCCCGAATCCATGGAAGACATTATTTTAAGAATTGTTATATTGAAGGAGATGTTGATTTTATTTTTGGCAGCTCTACTGCTTATTTTGAACGCTGTGAGCTCTTTTCAAGAAATAACAGAGACAGAGAAATAACAGAAAATATGGTATATGGATATGTCACTGCTCCATCTACTACTAGGGAAAGTCTGTATGGTTATGTATTTTACTGTTGTCGGTTTACAGGAGATTGCCCGCCTGAATCCGTTTATCTTGGCAGACCCTGGAGAAATTTCGGGCGGGTCGTATTGATTGACTGCGATTTAGGTGCGCATATCAAAACAGAAGGCTGGTCGGATTGGGGAAAAGTTGATGCACGGAATACTGTTTATTTTGCCGAATATGGTTCCAGGGGAAAAGGTGCAGGCGGATTTATCAGAGGTGAAAGAGCCTCCTGGTCTAACATACTATTAAAAGAGGAATTGGATTTATATACAAAAGATCAGGTTTTATGCGGCTTCTACAAGCAAAAATGA
- a CDS encoding AraC family transcriptional regulator: MDEQRGNSRKRIFKEKYNDRFLLRLVCSYSFLLVIILILGLIMYYYSINNVKKDLLKENQVNLEKAVNDVDNSFKIMSSINSQISNNVEIVKLMHNNTTDHNYYLQAWDAKKSLQNLLSIQNMTFFEDVFLYFYETDYVLSANEFEKSILYYQYNKRYKKEFYQEYLAVLTDMSAYGKPQSLKRYTDVRDDFLLYTYPMSIYRNYTKAPVTICYRINKNYFKDLFAGINTYDTGFLSITDSSGSEIFRLATSASAETAILETSKLLKENKNTGYVTLNHEKMLITRVSSNNNLWSYYLVQPSTMVFHNLAFIQRIYWVAIILVLVIGLILLVLLSWKNLKPIKQLESRLMNSFSGEEGTVKVKERDVIYSIDHYVNLLIDKKITLQETLEHQRPIIFSAYLSRLMKGLSDTPIETEQIAKVLNLNNENSNYLVLYLGVYLNELEFYIDDFTQNKNSFQELIKEVLERNFEDRVLLYEADFQSYAVLIQMNSEAEGAGNKCADTAFYDRARLQFHKAYRELKDAFSLVIYGGISETFTNLYQTWQASQHAMEALRYAGPEHILQLYHEINKDMDQYSYTIEMESQLLQFITNGKENQMLSLLKNIYLENFVERSLSITMSKWLLSDIRNTLLKIRFMLPNKFELEKLSALDEKFNQKKSFELIEDIARELCQIFVLRQRQQGLIEKIQDYIQENYSDSTLSLSKISQEFNISESYFSLQFKKVTNQNFSEYLENIRIQQAVKLLQGTDMNVNDIAEKTGYTNCVSFRRAFKRVIGTNPAALRTQPDFTEIPFGFEPFEQPQSLV; encoded by the coding sequence ATGGATGAACAAAGAGGGAATTCACGTAAGCGTATATTTAAAGAGAAGTATAATGACCGTTTTCTGCTTCGTCTGGTCTGTTCTTATAGCTTTCTTCTTGTCATTATCCTGATACTGGGTCTAATTATGTACTATTATAGTATTAACAACGTTAAGAAGGATTTACTGAAGGAAAATCAGGTGAACCTTGAGAAGGCTGTTAACGATGTGGACAACAGCTTTAAGATCATGTCTTCCATCAATTCTCAAATATCCAATAATGTAGAAATCGTCAAATTAATGCACAACAATACAACAGACCACAATTATTATCTTCAAGCCTGGGATGCAAAAAAAAGCCTGCAAAATCTATTATCCATACAGAATATGACTTTCTTTGAGGATGTTTTTCTTTATTTCTATGAGACAGATTATGTATTATCCGCCAATGAATTCGAAAAAAGTATCCTGTACTATCAATATAATAAAAGATATAAGAAGGAGTTTTATCAGGAATACCTGGCCGTGCTGACAGATATGTCAGCTTATGGAAAGCCGCAGAGTCTAAAGCGATATACGGATGTAAGAGATGACTTTCTGTTATATACGTACCCTATGTCCATTTATAGGAATTATACAAAGGCGCCGGTTACCATATGTTACCGTATCAATAAAAATTACTTTAAAGATCTATTTGCAGGAATTAATACATATGATACTGGTTTCTTAAGTATTACCGATAGCAGTGGCAGTGAGATATTCCGCTTAGCAACCTCAGCTTCCGCTGAAACGGCTATTCTTGAAACCTCCAAGCTATTAAAAGAAAATAAAAATACCGGCTATGTTACATTAAACCATGAAAAAATGCTCATAACCAGAGTTTCATCCAATAACAATCTGTGGAGCTATTATCTTGTGCAGCCCTCTACCATGGTTTTCCACAACCTGGCTTTTATTCAGCGGATCTACTGGGTTGCAATTATTTTGGTGCTTGTAATCGGTTTAATTCTGTTAGTACTCTTAAGTTGGAAGAATCTTAAGCCAATAAAGCAGTTAGAGTCAAGACTTATGAATTCTTTCTCAGGTGAAGAAGGCACAGTGAAGGTAAAAGAAAGGGATGTTATCTATTCCATTGATCATTATGTTAATTTGCTGATTGATAAAAAGATTACTTTGCAGGAGACCCTGGAACATCAAAGACCTATTATATTCTCGGCATATCTTTCGAGATTAATGAAAGGTCTTTCCGATACGCCTATAGAAACGGAGCAGATTGCCAAGGTATTAAATCTCAATAATGAAAACAGTAATTATCTGGTGTTATATCTGGGGGTTTATCTGAATGAACTGGAATTCTATATTGATGATTTTACGCAAAACAAAAACAGCTTCCAGGAGCTTATAAAAGAGGTACTGGAGAGGAACTTTGAGGACAGGGTATTGTTATATGAAGCTGATTTTCAGTCCTATGCGGTACTTATCCAGATGAATTCCGAGGCAGAGGGAGCAGGAAATAAATGTGCTGACACAGCTTTTTATGACAGGGCAAGGCTACAATTTCACAAAGCGTATCGTGAACTTAAAGATGCCTTTTCTCTTGTAATATATGGCGGTATCAGTGAGACTTTTACCAATCTCTATCAGACCTGGCAGGCATCACAACATGCCATGGAGGCATTAAGATACGCCGGTCCAGAGCATATTCTGCAGTTATATCATGAAATCAATAAGGATATGGATCAATACAGTTATACCATTGAAATGGAAAGTCAGCTTCTGCAATTTATTACAAACGGTAAAGAAAATCAGATGCTTAGCCTGCTTAAAAATATTTATCTGGAGAATTTTGTGGAACGTTCTTTATCCATTACCATGAGCAAATGGCTGCTTTCAGATATTAGAAATACATTGCTTAAGATACGTTTTATGCTGCCCAACAAGTTTGAATTGGAAAAGCTAAGTGCACTGGATGAAAAATTCAATCAGAAGAAAAGCTTTGAACTCATCGAGGATATTGCCAGGGAATTATGCCAAATCTTCGTACTGAGGCAAAGGCAGCAGGGACTCATTGAAAAGATACAGGATTATATACAGGAGAACTATAGTGACAGCACCTTATCTTTAAGTAAGATCTCTCAGGAATTCAATATCTCAGAAAGTTATTTTTCCTTGCAGTTTAAGAAAGTTACGAACCAGAACTTCTCAGAATATCTGGAGAATATCCGTATACAGCAAGCTGTTAAGCTGCTTCAGGGAACGGATATGAATGTAAATGACATAGCTGAAAAGACAGGGTATACCAATTGTGTATCCTTTAGGAGGGCATTTAAAAGAGTTATCGGAACGAATCCGGCAGCACTTAGAACCCAGCCAGACTTTACAGAGATTCCCTTCGGGTTTGAGCCATTTGAACAGCCGCAAAGCCTGGTATAG
- a CDS encoding N-acetylmuramoyl-L-alanine amidase translates to MKKKFITILAICLSLVILTLFYNNGVYLVQRLLDKSETVTIVLDPGHGGFDPGKVGVNKALEKDINLSISLKLKSLLEAKGIKVIMTREEDKGLYNKNDSDKKRSDMRKRVNIINSNNALLAVSIHQNSFSQEAIKGLQVFYYQGSQKGQLLAETIQDYAKNTLKDGNHRVAKANSSYYMLRNTKCPLVIVECGFLSNRKEAALLLEEDYQEKVAYGILLGLLAYIQQNTSDDKVAGD, encoded by the coding sequence ATGAAAAAGAAATTCATCACCATTTTAGCAATATGTTTATCCTTAGTGATATTAACCCTTTTCTATAATAATGGAGTTTACCTGGTTCAAAGATTATTGGATAAATCAGAAACAGTAACGATTGTGCTTGATCCTGGACATGGTGGTTTTGACCCTGGAAAAGTTGGTGTTAATAAGGCCTTAGAGAAGGATATAAACTTAAGTATCTCATTAAAGCTCAAATCGCTTTTAGAGGCTAAAGGAATAAAGGTTATAATGACCAGAGAAGAGGACAAGGGGCTTTACAACAAAAATGATTCGGATAAAAAACGGTCCGATATGAGAAAACGTGTGAACATAATAAATTCTAACAATGCTCTTCTGGCTGTCAGTATCCATCAAAACAGTTTCTCGCAGGAGGCAATAAAAGGTTTGCAGGTATTTTATTACCAGGGTTCCCAAAAGGGGCAGCTGCTGGCAGAAACAATTCAGGATTATGCTAAGAACACCTTAAAAGACGGCAATCACAGAGTTGCCAAAGCAAACAGTTCCTATTACATGCTTAGAAATACAAAATGTCCTTTGGTCATAGTAGAATGTGGTTTTCTCTCTAACCGAAAAGAAGCAGCTTTATTGCTGGAGGAGGACTATCAGGAAAAGGTTGCTTATGGAATCCTGTTAGGACTGCTTGCTTATATTCAGCAGAATACCAGTGATGATAAAGTGGCTGGAGACTAA
- the leuS gene encoding leucine--tRNA ligase, translated as MGITYSKKTDAKWQNNWESTGLYKFYPESKKQKLYLLEMFSYPSGAKLHLGHWWNFGLSDIWGRMKRMQGYNVFHPMGFDAFGLPAENYALQTGVHPKISTETNIVTMEKQLRTIGATYDWDYEIKTCEPEYYKWTQWIFLQLYKRGLAYRKEAPVNWCPDCNTVLANEQVINGSCERCSSKVEQKELTQWFFKITDYAEELLEGLNTLNWPAKTKAIQRNWIGRSCGTDVKFSIEGFDTMIEVYTTRVETLMGVTYLVLAPEHPLVNIITTPQQKTAVEEYQQRTAFLTEIDRTSLTKEKTGEFTGAFCIHPISGEKLPVWISDYVLGSYGTGAVMAVPAHDERDYGFAIKYQLPVLEVIKSMDETYTTLLPFTDKGVLINSGVYNGLGSEAAKAVIAEKLIAINKGSNKINYRLRDWLVSRQRYWGAPIPIIYCEKCGIVPVPENELPVELPFDVDFVPGGKSPLARHEEFMHTTCPCCKGPGVRETDTLDTFVCSSWYYLRYIDPHNVQHPWDMRKMKQLMSVDKYIGGIEHAAMHLLYARFIYKALRDLGYTQGDEPFLNLVHQGIILGSDGQKMSKSKGNTISPDEYIEQYGADVFRTYLAFGFSYLEGGPWSDSGIKAVKSFFDKMNRIFERYLETANSDKGESEPALDTIRHRTIKAVTEDVEKFQFNTAIARLMEFRNAIAEYQMKDGRNTVFELDILRDYVRLLAPFAPHYSEEIWEMLGNETSIFDSSWPKYKEDKLTSNTVEIVIQINSKNRCRIQIETDVTEEKMKNIALKREEIVKEIYNKTILKTIYIKGKLINFVVR; from the coding sequence ATGGGTATCACTTACTCAAAGAAAACAGATGCAAAATGGCAGAATAACTGGGAAAGTACGGGGTTATATAAATTTTACCCTGAATCTAAAAAGCAAAAGTTGTATTTACTGGAAATGTTCTCATATCCATCAGGAGCAAAGCTTCATCTAGGTCATTGGTGGAACTTCGGTCTTTCTGATATTTGGGGAAGAATGAAACGAATGCAGGGTTATAACGTCTTTCATCCCATGGGTTTTGATGCTTTTGGCCTGCCGGCAGAAAATTATGCCCTTCAGACGGGAGTTCACCCAAAGATTTCTACGGAAACCAACATTGTGACCATGGAAAAGCAATTAAGAACAATTGGTGCTACCTATGATTGGGATTATGAAATTAAAACCTGTGAACCAGAGTATTATAAATGGACTCAATGGATCTTTTTACAGCTTTATAAGAGAGGTCTTGCATATCGTAAAGAAGCACCGGTAAATTGGTGCCCTGACTGTAATACGGTACTGGCGAATGAACAGGTTATTAACGGCTCCTGTGAACGATGCAGCTCCAAGGTAGAGCAAAAGGAACTGACACAATGGTTCTTTAAAATAACAGATTACGCAGAGGAACTTTTAGAGGGATTGAATACTCTTAATTGGCCTGCAAAAACCAAGGCTATTCAAAGAAACTGGATTGGTAGAAGCTGCGGAACGGATGTAAAATTTTCAATTGAAGGTTTTGACACTATGATCGAGGTGTACACAACCCGTGTAGAAACATTGATGGGAGTAACCTATCTGGTGCTTGCCCCGGAACATCCCCTTGTGAATATAATAACTACCCCGCAGCAAAAAACGGCTGTAGAGGAATATCAACAAAGAACAGCATTTCTAACGGAAATAGACAGAACCTCCTTAACAAAAGAAAAAACAGGTGAATTTACCGGAGCATTTTGTATTCATCCGATTTCAGGAGAGAAACTACCGGTGTGGATCAGTGACTATGTTCTGGGGTCCTACGGAACAGGGGCTGTTATGGCTGTTCCGGCCCATGATGAAAGGGATTATGGCTTTGCCATTAAATATCAGCTGCCTGTTTTAGAAGTGATAAAGAGTATGGATGAGACTTATACTACATTGCTGCCCTTTACGGATAAAGGGGTTCTTATTAACAGTGGAGTCTATAACGGTCTGGGCTCTGAAGCAGCGAAAGCTGTAATTGCAGAGAAACTTATTGCAATAAACAAAGGAAGTAATAAGATAAATTACCGATTACGTGACTGGCTGGTATCAAGGCAACGGTACTGGGGAGCACCTATACCCATTATATACTGTGAAAAATGCGGTATAGTACCGGTTCCTGAAAATGAACTTCCCGTTGAATTGCCTTTTGATGTTGATTTTGTACCCGGCGGCAAATCCCCCCTGGCACGTCATGAAGAATTTATGCATACCACCTGTCCTTGTTGTAAGGGTCCTGGTGTCCGTGAAACCGATACACTTGACACCTTTGTTTGTTCTTCCTGGTATTACTTAAGATATATTGACCCCCATAATGTTCAGCACCCCTGGGATATGAGAAAAATGAAGCAGCTCATGTCAGTGGATAAATATATAGGTGGAATAGAACATGCAGCCATGCATTTACTGTATGCCAGATTTATATATAAGGCACTGAGAGATCTGGGCTATACACAAGGAGATGAACCTTTTCTGAACCTGGTGCATCAGGGAATCATTCTGGGCAGTGATGGTCAGAAAATGAGTAAATCAAAAGGAAATACGATATCTCCGGATGAATATATAGAACAGTACGGTGCAGATGTATTTCGCACGTATCTGGCTTTTGGATTCTCTTACCTGGAAGGCGGTCCCTGGAGTGATTCAGGAATAAAAGCAGTTAAAAGTTTCTTTGATAAAATGAATCGGATATTTGAACGTTATCTGGAAACAGCCAATTCGGACAAAGGGGAGTCTGAGCCAGCCCTTGATACAATTCGCCACAGAACAATCAAAGCTGTAACAGAGGATGTGGAGAAATTTCAATTTAACACAGCCATAGCCCGTTTAATGGAGTTTCGAAACGCCATAGCAGAATATCAAATGAAAGATGGCCGCAATACGGTCTTTGAACTTGATATACTGAGGGATTATGTAAGATTGTTAGCCCCTTTTGCACCTCATTATTCAGAGGAAATCTGGGAGATGCTTGGTAATGAAACCTCCATCTTTGATAGCAGCTGGCCAAAATATAAAGAGGATAAATTGACTAGCAATACAGTTGAAATTGTGATTCAGATTAATAGTAAGAACAGATGCAGAATACAGATTGAAACAGATGTCACAGAAGAGAAAATGAAAAATATAGCGCTAAAAAGAGAAGAGATAGTAAAGGAAATCTACAATAAGACTATCCTTAAGACAATCTATATCAAAGGAAAATTAATCAACTTTGTTGTGAGATAA
- a CDS encoding metallophosphoesterase — protein MSFHPKKLLLSSFLLVFIVLSLMGTACSSNRPDPIVSGTELSMFITTDIHYIADSVHDNGSAFQKYWKTGDGRQLNYIDEIVSAFGSKVEKEKPDILIVSGDLTTNGEKESHLALAKKFKEIEEASGTSIYVIPGNHDISNPWARGFKEDKKFKVPSVDSSEFKDIYKDFGFSEAISRDNYSLSYLAAPSEDVWLLMLDTCEYYLNDKTNTPVTNGELGENTLKWIEKCSKLAKEKNARIVTVMHHNLYNHSSRIHYGFTLDNHINVENTFRDNGLNLVFSGHLHIQDIKYKGEEENRIYDIASSSMVMYPFQYGVLDYSPESGFDYKTDRVDIENWARENGKTDENLLNFATYSEDFFTNASFAKAYNVVAETGLYSVIEAGYMAETMKLLNLNYFRGTTGLIKEQIENSSGYKLWIAADQVEALEAMRAYILSMIPHNDIDNNKLQIK, from the coding sequence ATGTCTTTTCATCCGAAGAAACTGCTGCTGTCATCATTCCTACTAGTATTTATAGTATTATCTCTTATGGGTACTGCCTGTAGCAGTAACAGGCCAGACCCAATCGTATCAGGTACAGAGCTTTCTATGTTTATAACAACTGATATTCATTACATAGCCGATTCGGTACATGATAACGGCAGTGCCTTTCAGAAATACTGGAAGACTGGAGATGGAAGACAATTAAATTACATAGACGAAATAGTAAGTGCCTTTGGAAGTAAGGTAGAAAAAGAAAAACCAGATATACTTATCGTAAGCGGGGATTTGACTACCAACGGTGAGAAGGAAAGCCATTTGGCACTAGCAAAGAAATTTAAGGAAATAGAAGAAGCTTCCGGTACAAGTATCTACGTTATACCTGGAAACCATGATATCTCAAACCCCTGGGCCAGAGGTTTTAAAGAGGATAAGAAATTCAAGGTACCTTCTGTGGATTCCTCGGAGTTCAAAGACATCTACAAAGATTTCGGTTTTAGTGAGGCAATTTCAAGAGATAATTATTCCCTTAGTTATCTCGCCGCCCCTTCGGAAGATGTATGGCTGCTGATGCTGGATACCTGTGAGTATTATCTCAATGATAAAACCAACACTCCCGTTACCAACGGTGAGCTGGGTGAAAATACCTTAAAGTGGATAGAAAAGTGCAGCAAACTGGCAAAAGAGAAGAATGCTCGTATTGTTACGGTGATGCATCATAATCTATATAATCATAGCTCCAGAATTCACTACGGGTTTACACTTGATAATCACATAAATGTTGAGAATACCTTTCGAGATAATGGACTCAATCTGGTATTCAGCGGACATTTGCATATTCAGGATATTAAATACAAAGGGGAGGAAGAGAATAGAATATATGATATTGCTTCCAGTTCTATGGTAATGTATCCTTTTCAATATGGTGTTTTAGATTATTCACCGGAAAGCGGTTTTGATTACAAAACAGACAGAGTTGATATTGAGAATTGGGCAAGGGAAAATGGAAAAACAGATGAAAATCTCCTTAATTTTGCAACCTATTCAGAAGATTTCTTTACCAATGCTTCGTTTGCGAAAGCCTATAATGTCGTAGCTGAGACTGGCTTGTATTCAGTAATTGAAGCAGGATATATGGCGGAAACTATGAAATTGTTAAATCTGAATTATTTCAGGGGAACCACCGGACTCATAAAGGAGCAGATTGAGAATTCCAGTGGTTATAAATTATGGATTGCTGCCGATCAGGTAGAAGCACTGGAAGCCATGAGAGCATATATTCTTAGTATGATTCCTCACAATGATATCGATAATAATAAACTGCAGATTAAATAG
- the ybaK gene encoding Cys-tRNA(Pro) deacylase has protein sequence MNKSGKNKTNAVRLLEQAGIPYETYEYEPDENNLSGEHVAAQLGVPPEQVFKTLVAKGKAEVYVFCIPVKEELNLKKAALVTGEKKIELVPQKDLLGLTGYIRGGCSPVGMKKKYPTFMDETAQLFDAVIVSAGVRGCQMVVEPFVLMEFIQGIFADLTD, from the coding sequence ATGAACAAATCAGGGAAGAATAAAACAAATGCAGTAAGATTGTTAGAACAAGCGGGTATTCCATATGAGACCTATGAATATGAACCTGATGAAAATAATCTATCCGGTGAACATGTTGCTGCGCAGCTGGGTGTTCCTCCGGAGCAGGTCTTTAAGACTCTGGTGGCAAAAGGAAAAGCAGAGGTATATGTGTTCTGCATCCCGGTAAAAGAGGAACTAAATTTGAAAAAAGCTGCTCTTGTAACAGGGGAGAAGAAGATAGAGCTGGTACCTCAAAAGGATCTTCTGGGATTGACCGGTTATATAAGAGGCGGTTGTTCACCAGTTGGAATGAAGAAGAAATACCCGACCTTTATGGATGAAACCGCACAGTTATTCGATGCTGTAATTGTCAGTGCGGGAGTAAGAGGATGCCAGATGGTTGTAGAACCCTTTGTCTTAATGGAGTTTATACAGGGGATTTTTGCAGATCTGACAGACTAA